In Alkalihalobacterium alkalinitrilicum, a genomic segment contains:
- a CDS encoding branched-chain amino acid aminotransferase, whose product MKEQLTIIESTNKKNRLADDQLVFGKHFTDHMFVMDYSIDKGWHDPRITPYETITLDPAAMIFHYGQTVFEGLKAYRTEDNRILLFRPEKNFERMNRSSERLSIPSVDEKLVLHYLKELLRIDQDWVPATEGYSLYIRPFIIATEPNLSLAPSSTYQFYIILSPVGSYYSEGIHPVKIFVEEEYTRAVRGGTGTAKTAGNYSAAYIAQEKATEKGYSQVLWLDGIEKKYIEEVGSMNVFFKINGEVVTPQLNGSILEGITRLSIIELLKDWQIPVVEKRISMDEIFQAYEKGELEEVFGTGTAAVVSPVGELTWNDCHMTINDKQTGNLSKKLYETLTRIQTGKDDDPYSWTVEVDK is encoded by the coding sequence ATGAAAGAACAGCTTACCATTATTGAAAGTACAAATAAAAAAAACAGACTAGCAGACGATCAACTCGTTTTTGGAAAGCATTTTACAGATCATATGTTTGTGATGGACTACTCTATAGATAAAGGGTGGCACGATCCACGAATTACTCCATATGAGACGATTACGTTAGACCCTGCAGCGATGATTTTTCATTATGGTCAAACCGTGTTTGAGGGGTTAAAAGCCTATCGCACAGAAGACAATCGGATTTTATTATTCCGACCAGAAAAAAATTTCGAACGCATGAACCGATCGAGTGAAAGATTAAGCATTCCTTCAGTTGATGAGAAGTTAGTTTTACATTATTTAAAAGAATTACTCCGTATCGACCAAGATTGGGTACCAGCAACAGAAGGATATTCATTATACATACGTCCCTTTATTATTGCGACGGAACCGAATCTTTCTTTAGCACCGTCTAGTACATACCAATTTTATATTATTTTATCACCTGTTGGATCCTATTATAGTGAAGGAATTCATCCAGTTAAAATATTTGTAGAAGAAGAATACACAAGAGCAGTTCGTGGTGGAACAGGCACTGCTAAAACAGCTGGTAATTATTCTGCAGCCTATATTGCCCAAGAAAAAGCAACTGAAAAAGGCTATTCTCAAGTTCTGTGGTTAGATGGAATAGAAAAAAAGTATATTGAAGAAGTTGGGAGTATGAATGTCTTCTTTAAAATAAATGGAGAAGTTGTAACACCGCAATTAAACGGCAGTATATTAGAAGGCATAACGAGATTATCCATCATTGAACTCTTAAAAGACTGGCAGATTCCAGTCGTAGAAAAAAGAATCTCAATGGATGAAATCTTTCAGGCTTATGAAAAAGGAGAGTTAGAAGAAGTGTTTGGGACGGGGACAGCTGCAGTGGTGTCTCCAGTTGGAGAATTAACGTGGAACGACTGCCATATGACCATTAATGATAAACAAACTGGGAATCTTTCGAAAAAACTGTATGAAACATTAACACGTATTCAAACAGGAAAAGATGATGATCCATACAGTTGGACAGTAGAAGTGGATAAATAG
- a CDS encoding penicillin-binding transpeptidase domain-containing protein — translation MLIGCSDDFQTPEEALSQFASYWEDGNYEMMYGLLSVNSKVTISKDEFVEKYNEIYSNIQADAVSITTPIKDPEEEIEEELTEAILEYEQSINTVAGELHFNSTVELSREEDEEGLEWKVQWTPALIFPQLEQGDNVRVRTLNPERGEIIDRNGVELAKNGSAIEIGLVLDRMEGLEEYTISELSKAIDISEQAIEGALNQSWVRPDTFVPIKTVPYDQMSFVEELREISAGVTYLVVPAREYPLGAAAAHVIGYITPITAELLEEHKDKGYNANSFIGRTGLESLYEDQLRGELGAVIDIVDEQGNPKDVIAQKDAIDGKTLQLTIDSQLQTTIFNQFEKDSDTGTGVALHPITGEVLALVNAPAYNPNEFVLGVSSQTWENYNEDQNRPLLNRFTQAYAPGSTIKAVTAAVALENGWDPDDKREIKDLGWQKDSSWGSYEVRRVKYPNHDIDLTDSLVYSDNIYFAQMAIELGEEAFTEGFQTFGFEESVPFQYPLTTSKIANDGIRSEVQLADTAYGQAELLVNPLHLALMYTSFVNGGNIPKPLLLKEEDLGIWKENIVSEEHANRVLSDLTQVIESPSGTGSNAKINGFKLAGKTGTTEYKSSQGEQGKESGWFIAMDTDDSELLVLMMVENVEGVGSSYVVPKVRGVFLEFLR, via the coding sequence ATGCTAATAGGATGTTCAGATGATTTTCAGACACCCGAAGAAGCATTAAGTCAGTTTGCATCATATTGGGAAGACGGTAATTACGAGATGATGTATGGATTACTTTCGGTAAATTCGAAAGTAACCATTTCAAAAGATGAATTTGTCGAAAAGTACAACGAAATATACAGTAATATTCAGGCAGATGCTGTATCGATAACAACGCCAATTAAAGATCCAGAAGAGGAAATAGAAGAAGAATTGACCGAAGCAATTCTCGAATATGAGCAATCAATAAACACTGTTGCTGGGGAACTTCATTTTAACTCTACTGTCGAACTATCTAGAGAAGAAGATGAGGAAGGGCTGGAGTGGAAAGTTCAGTGGACACCAGCTTTGATTTTCCCACAACTAGAACAAGGCGATAATGTGAGAGTAAGAACATTAAACCCTGAACGAGGTGAAATTATCGACCGAAATGGTGTTGAATTAGCGAAGAATGGAAGTGCAATCGAAATAGGATTAGTGCTTGACAGGATGGAAGGTTTGGAAGAATACACCATTTCTGAATTGAGTAAAGCAATCGACATTTCAGAGCAAGCCATTGAAGGTGCGCTTAACCAGTCATGGGTTAGACCAGATACATTTGTACCGATCAAAACCGTTCCGTACGATCAGATGTCCTTTGTAGAAGAGCTACGTGAAATTTCTGCAGGGGTAACTTATTTAGTCGTTCCTGCGCGAGAATACCCTTTAGGGGCGGCGGCCGCACATGTCATTGGTTATATTACACCGATTACAGCTGAATTGCTAGAAGAGCATAAGGATAAAGGCTATAATGCCAATTCATTTATTGGACGAACTGGTCTTGAAAGTTTGTACGAAGACCAGCTAAGAGGTGAACTCGGTGCAGTCATAGACATCGTAGATGAACAAGGAAATCCCAAAGATGTGATTGCACAAAAAGATGCTATCGATGGGAAGACACTTCAATTAACGATTGATAGTCAATTACAAACTACTATCTTTAATCAGTTTGAAAAAGACAGTGATACAGGAACAGGAGTTGCGCTCCATCCAATCACTGGAGAAGTTCTAGCTTTAGTCAATGCACCAGCTTATAATCCAAATGAATTTGTTTTAGGAGTTTCTTCACAAACGTGGGAAAATTATAACGAGGATCAAAACCGACCGCTACTAAATCGCTTTACGCAAGCATATGCACCAGGTTCAACAATAAAAGCGGTAACTGCTGCAGTCGCTCTCGAAAATGGATGGGACCCAGATGATAAGCGAGAAATTAAGGACTTAGGTTGGCAAAAAGATTCCTCATGGGGTAGCTATGAGGTAAGGCGAGTGAAATATCCGAATCATGATATTGATTTAACTGATTCGCTCGTTTATTCGGATAATATTTATTTTGCTCAAATGGCAATCGAATTAGGGGAAGAGGCTTTTACAGAAGGATTTCAAACTTTTGGATTTGAAGAAAGTGTTCCATTTCAGTATCCATTAACGACGTCCAAGATTGCAAATGATGGAATACGATCTGAAGTCCAATTAGCAGATACAGCATACGGTCAAGCGGAGTTGTTAGTAAATCCTTTGCATCTTGCATTAATGTATACATCATTTGTAAATGGCGGAAACATTCCGAAACCGCTTCTTTTAAAAGAAGAAGATCTTGGTATTTGGAAAGAAAATATCGTAAGTGAAGAGCATGCTAATCGAGTTTTATCAGATTTAACTCAAGTGATTGAAAGTCCAAGTGGAACGGGTTCTAATGCTAAAATTAATGGGTTTAAATTAGCTGGAAAAACAGGGACAACAGAATATAAATCGAGCCAGGGTGAGCAAGGTAAAGAAAGCGGATGGTTTATTGCGATGGATACAGACGACTCTGAACTGCTCGTATTAATGATGGTTGAAAATGTTGAAGGTGTTGGTAGTTCATATGTTGTTCCGAAAGTAAGAGGTGTATTTCTAGAATTCTTAAGGTAA
- a CDS encoding response regulator, protein MKLKTKLYLGFGSILVIIVILCVNVFYTMNQQKEHMNAIVNENYERVKLIELLRNEINTTAREIRELLLMSEDAVMKEHITIIQNSRINTSSIFAQLENVPHINEESQQLVSKLKEINTVYFEVVNQVIQYSNDGNYEAGVKVFIDDYRDMRGDIVEGFDRLTFIEEEAMNQALLNAQRDFQVTVLFLVSLIVVTAIIVISITISVVRSITKSIYRVRDVITRVPGHVDEQLPRIEVIEKDEIGEIGQAYNEMAHALEVYSKQEKDFKKYLENENWVKTKFAELMTKFQGQQNLQRFGELFISKVASSVDATYGAFYIKDEDVLNRLAAYAPRQNETVGDSAINLGQGLVGQCVLDKKLIHVNALPEGYIATSSGLGEASPTALVIIPIELDGEVLGVIELAKFEEFSSLQMKLLKQVSVYSGAIINRIINHMQIEKLLSESQTLTEELQTQSEELQQQQEELRLTNEQLHLQYKHSDEKTKELEKIKLDLEEKNRGIELSSKYKSEFLANMSHELRTPLNSMLILSQILSENNEGNLTEKQIEYALTIHSSGSDLLDLINDILDLSKIESGKIDIYPEQILLDDVKAFVGRQFNPVARHKGLSFHIIMDEDVPKVIFTDDQRLKQILKNLLSNAFKFTKSGSVELRFSKGRDDVRSKIVFSVFDTGIGIPKEKQQTIFEAFFQGDGTTSRQFGGTGLGLSITRELSQLLGGYVTIDSTEGKGSIFSLHLPDYYELSLVHQPSIAEVAATQESNVLIIDSETHDEVNRKESKVNEDIGNKEPFDNKVVLVVDDDMRNIFAITTALEMQNMKVLFAENGKEAVEIVNNDRTIDIILMDIMMPEMDGYEAMQHIRENKDFQDLPIIALTAKAMKSDKEKCINAGASDYISKPVNMEQLLSLIKVWLYK, encoded by the coding sequence ATGAAACTTAAAACAAAGCTTTATCTTGGATTTGGATCGATCCTAGTCATTATCGTAATTCTTTGTGTCAATGTATTCTACACGATGAATCAACAAAAGGAGCATATGAATGCGATCGTTAATGAAAACTATGAGCGGGTAAAACTGATAGAATTGCTAAGGAATGAAATTAATACGACAGCACGTGAAATTCGAGAACTCCTTTTAATGAGTGAGGATGCAGTGATGAAGGAACATATAACTATCATTCAAAACTCTCGCATTAATACTTCGAGTATATTTGCTCAATTAGAAAATGTACCACATATAAATGAAGAAAGTCAACAACTCGTTTCTAAATTAAAGGAAATTAACACAGTCTATTTTGAAGTAGTTAACCAAGTGATCCAATATAGTAATGACGGTAATTATGAAGCTGGAGTTAAAGTATTTATTGATGATTATCGAGATATGAGAGGTGACATTGTTGAAGGGTTTGATCGATTAACTTTTATAGAAGAAGAAGCGATGAACCAAGCTCTTCTAAATGCACAAAGAGATTTCCAAGTAACGGTACTCTTTTTAGTTAGCCTGATTGTGGTGACGGCAATTATCGTCATTAGTATTACAATTTCAGTTGTTCGAAGTATAACAAAAAGTATTTATAGAGTTCGTGATGTAATTACACGTGTCCCTGGGCATGTGGATGAGCAGTTACCCCGTATTGAAGTGATAGAAAAAGATGAAATTGGTGAAATAGGACAAGCTTATAATGAAATGGCTCATGCGTTAGAAGTCTATTCTAAACAAGAAAAAGACTTTAAAAAGTATCTTGAGAATGAAAATTGGGTTAAAACAAAATTTGCAGAATTAATGACAAAATTTCAAGGGCAGCAAAATTTGCAACGGTTTGGTGAGTTATTTATTTCAAAAGTTGCATCATCAGTAGATGCGACGTACGGTGCCTTTTATATTAAAGATGAAGATGTCTTAAATCGCCTTGCTGCATATGCACCAAGGCAAAATGAAACCGTAGGAGATAGTGCAATAAATCTTGGACAAGGTTTAGTTGGGCAATGTGTATTAGACAAAAAGTTGATCCATGTCAACGCTTTACCTGAAGGTTATATCGCTACATCATCAGGATTAGGAGAAGCATCACCGACTGCGTTAGTCATTATTCCAATAGAACTAGATGGTGAAGTACTTGGTGTGATCGAATTAGCGAAGTTTGAAGAGTTTTCGAGTTTACAAATGAAACTGCTTAAGCAAGTAAGTGTATACTCAGGGGCGATTATTAATCGAATTATTAACCATATGCAAATTGAAAAACTTCTTTCAGAGTCTCAGACGTTGACTGAAGAATTACAAACACAGTCAGAAGAACTGCAACAACAACAAGAAGAGTTAAGATTGACCAATGAACAGCTACATTTACAATATAAACATTCAGATGAAAAAACAAAAGAGTTAGAAAAAATTAAACTTGACTTAGAAGAAAAAAATCGTGGAATCGAATTGAGTTCAAAATACAAGTCAGAGTTTCTAGCAAACATGTCACATGAACTTCGAACACCTCTTAATAGTATGTTGATCTTATCGCAAATTCTTTCGGAAAATAACGAAGGTAATTTAACGGAAAAACAAATTGAATACGCGCTAACGATCCATTCTTCTGGTAGTGATTTACTCGATTTAATCAATGATATTCTTGATTTATCTAAAATCGAATCTGGAAAAATCGATATTTATCCAGAACAAATTTTACTGGACGATGTAAAGGCATTTGTAGGGCGGCAATTTAATCCTGTCGCTCGGCATAAAGGGTTGAGTTTTCATATAATAATGGACGAAGATGTGCCGAAAGTGATTTTTACGGATGACCAAAGACTTAAACAAATTTTAAAAAATCTGTTGTCAAATGCATTTAAATTTACAAAAAGCGGATCAGTTGAACTTCGTTTCAGTAAAGGGCGAGATGATGTACGTTCTAAGATTGTCTTTTCAGTTTTTGATACAGGAATAGGAATACCAAAAGAGAAACAGCAAACGATTTTTGAAGCCTTTTTCCAAGGAGACGGGACGACGAGTAGACAGTTTGGCGGAACAGGATTAGGATTATCGATTACTCGCGAACTTTCCCAATTACTAGGAGGTTACGTAACGATCGATAGTACTGAAGGAAAAGGAAGTATTTTTAGTCTTCATTTACCTGATTATTATGAACTGTCATTAGTACATCAACCTTCAATAGCGGAAGTGGCTGCAACACAAGAAAGTAATGTACTGATCATTGACTCGGAAACTCACGATGAAGTAAACCGAAAAGAGTCAAAAGTGAACGAAGATATTGGTAATAAAGAGCCTTTTGATAACAAAGTTGTCCTAGTGGTCGATGACGATATGCGAAATATCTTTGCCATAACTACAGCACTTGAAATGCAAAATATGAAAGTTTTGTTTGCTGAAAATGGTAAAGAGGCGGTAGAAATTGTTAATAATGACAGGACGATAGATATCATCCTCATGGACATTATGATGCCAGAAATGGATGGGTATGAAGCGATGCAACATATTAGAGAAAACAAAGACTTCCAAGATCTTCCGATTATTGCGTTAACGGCAAAAGCGATGAAAAGCGACAAAGAAAAATGTATTAATGCAGGTGCGTCAGATTATATTAGTAAGCCAGTGAATATGGAGCAATTACTTTCGTTAATTAAAGTTTGGTTATACAAGTGA
- a CDS encoding bifunctional 4-hydroxy-2-oxoglutarate aldolase/2-dehydro-3-deoxy-phosphogluconate aldolase: MSYLEMIKENGVVAIIRGADPKNILQIANALQEGGVKTLEITVETPKVMSLIEAVRNDFPELIVGAGTVLDPETARAAILSGSQFIFSPTVNEETIRLTKRYGVISIPGALTPTEILTAYENGADMIKVFPANIFGPGYLRDVHGPLPHIPLMPTGGVDLHNVADYIQKGAVAVGLGSALVNTKKEINDEYLQELTKKSAAFVEEVKVARTTV; encoded by the coding sequence ATGAGTTATTTAGAAATGATAAAAGAAAATGGCGTAGTAGCTATTATTCGTGGGGCCGACCCTAAAAATATTTTACAAATTGCAAATGCTCTTCAGGAAGGAGGCGTTAAAACGTTAGAAATTACAGTAGAAACACCGAAAGTTATGTCGTTAATTGAAGCTGTTCGTAATGATTTTCCAGAGTTGATTGTCGGTGCAGGTACGGTGCTTGATCCTGAAACGGCTAGGGCAGCGATATTGTCAGGTTCTCAATTTATTTTCTCTCCAACGGTGAATGAGGAAACGATCCGCTTAACGAAAAGATACGGTGTAATCAGTATACCTGGAGCACTTACACCAACTGAAATCTTGACCGCCTATGAAAATGGCGCCGATATGATTAAGGTTTTTCCAGCTAATATTTTTGGGCCAGGCTATTTAAGAGATGTTCATGGTCCATTACCTCATATTCCACTTATGCCTACTGGGGGTGTAGATCTACATAATGTTGCAGACTATATTCAAAAGGGTGCTGTTGCGGTAGGTCTTGGCAGTGCTTTAGTAAATACGAAAAAAGAAATCAATGACGAGTATTTACAGGAGTTAACGAAAAAGTCAGCTGCATTTGTTGAGGAAGTAAAGGTCGCTAGAACAACGGTATAA
- a CDS encoding response regulator: protein MVHGEKVDILLVDDRHENFIALEAVLASPKYHLVKASCGEEALKYVLQYDFAVILLDVQMPGLNGFETAELIKQRKTSMHIPIIFITALSKAKEHVSKGYSAGAVDYIFKPFNPSLLRSKVDAFVEIYKNRKDIQRQHRKLEEQTSELKQQSMNLEAVIEDKTKELLKANEDLRVSQESFRKIFQSSPNLMAIRSVHNKHYLKINKIWSQFTGYMLEDLNETNDNLLQIKPNSPDRELKFENKPLDLIDRLYNQQITYVTKEKVKRDGLLSTEHVYINGEPCIISVITDITESLKLQKEITRLDRLNLVGEMAAGIAHEIRNPMTTVLGFLQLSKRQQEFPTPMEYIDLMIGELERANGIITEFLALAKDKATDPRLENLNEIIHALHPLLQAEGMLGNKNVNLDLEDCPLVYIDEKEIRQLILNIALNGLEAMPLGGQLIIRTYVEGDKAVLKISDDGPGITPDILENIGTPFFTTKEKGTGLGLAICYSIAARNQANIEIETSSEGTTFIISFQQSFRVCNGNNTAIL from the coding sequence ATGGTGCATGGGGAGAAAGTAGATATATTATTAGTGGATGATCGTCATGAAAATTTTATTGCGTTAGAAGCGGTTCTTGCGTCACCTAAATATCATTTAGTCAAAGCTAGCTGTGGCGAAGAAGCGCTAAAATATGTTCTCCAATATGACTTTGCCGTCATTTTATTAGATGTACAGATGCCAGGTTTAAATGGATTTGAAACGGCTGAATTAATTAAACAACGAAAAACGAGTATGCATATCCCAATTATTTTTATAACTGCCTTAAGTAAAGCGAAGGAACATGTATCAAAAGGATATTCGGCAGGGGCTGTTGATTATATATTCAAACCATTTAATCCTAGTCTTTTACGAAGCAAAGTGGATGCTTTTGTAGAAATTTATAAAAATCGTAAAGATATTCAAAGGCAACATCGTAAATTAGAGGAACAAACGAGTGAATTAAAACAACAATCGATGAATTTAGAAGCGGTTATTGAAGACAAGACGAAAGAATTACTTAAAGCAAATGAAGATCTAAGGGTGTCACAAGAAAGTTTCCGCAAAATCTTTCAGAGTAGTCCGAACTTGATGGCCATTCGATCCGTTCATAATAAGCATTATTTAAAAATAAATAAAATTTGGTCTCAGTTTACAGGATATATGCTCGAAGACTTGAACGAAACAAATGATAATTTATTACAGATAAAACCCAATTCACCAGATAGAGAACTGAAGTTTGAAAATAAGCCTCTAGATTTAATCGATAGGCTCTATAATCAACAAATAACGTATGTAACAAAAGAAAAGGTTAAGCGGGATGGTTTGCTCTCCACCGAACATGTCTATATTAACGGTGAACCGTGTATTATTAGTGTCATTACAGACATCACAGAGTCATTAAAACTCCAAAAAGAAATTACTCGGTTGGACCGATTAAATTTAGTAGGAGAAATGGCTGCAGGAATCGCACATGAAATACGAAATCCAATGACAACAGTACTTGGCTTTTTACAGTTATCAAAAAGGCAGCAAGAATTTCCTACACCAATGGAATATATTGATTTAATGATTGGTGAATTAGAGAGGGCTAATGGCATCATCACTGAATTTCTAGCATTAGCGAAAGATAAAGCAACAGACCCTCGGCTTGAGAATTTAAATGAAATCATTCATGCGTTACATCCATTACTTCAAGCAGAAGGAATGTTAGGGAATAAAAATGTCAATCTCGATTTAGAAGACTGTCCGCTAGTCTATATTGATGAAAAAGAAATTAGACAACTCATATTAAACATTGCATTAAATGGGCTTGAAGCGATGCCGTTAGGTGGACAACTTATTATACGCACTTACGTGGAAGGTGATAAAGCGGTTTTAAAAATTAGTGATGATGGACCAGGTATTACTCCAGATATTTTGGAAAATATAGGGACTCCTTTCTTTACAACAAAAGAAAAGGGAACGGGATTAGGGTTAGCCATATGTTATAGTATTGCTGCAAGAAATCAGGCTAACATCGAGATTGAAACTAGTTCGGAAGGTACAACGTTTATCATTTCGTTTCAACAAAGTTTTAGAGTATGTAATGGTAATAATACAGCAATTTTATAG
- a CDS encoding CheR family methyltransferase gives MIISSDEVETDVVRIEIELLLEGIYRHYGFDFRNYAYSSVKRRVLHRVRTEQLNTISELQSKVLHDPNVLKSLLNDLSINVTEMFRDPSFFKAFREKVLPTLRDLPFIRIWHAGCSSGEEVYSMAILLLEEGLYDKTKIYATDMNEDILDKAREGKISLSYMQLYTKNYQQAGGLKEFSEYYTAHRDYVLLRPILKKNIVFAHHNLVTDHSFNEFHVIICRNVLIYFNTTLKNRVYDLFYQSLSDGGYLGLGNKEALTSGDTSHFYQEVDREEKIYIKGATRLR, from the coding sequence ATGATAATTTCTTCGGATGAAGTTGAAACAGATGTTGTAAGAATTGAAATAGAACTATTACTTGAAGGTATTTATCGTCATTATGGATTCGACTTTCGGAATTATGCATACTCTTCGGTTAAGCGAAGAGTATTGCATCGAGTCCGTACTGAGCAATTGAACACGATTTCTGAATTACAATCCAAGGTGCTACATGATCCAAATGTGTTAAAGAGTTTATTGAATGACCTATCCATTAATGTAACAGAGATGTTTCGTGATCCTAGTTTTTTTAAAGCGTTTCGGGAAAAAGTTTTACCCACATTACGTGATCTCCCATTTATTCGCATTTGGCATGCGGGATGTTCTTCAGGTGAAGAGGTGTATTCAATGGCAATCTTATTACTTGAAGAAGGACTATACGACAAAACGAAAATTTATGCGACTGATATGAATGAAGATATTTTGGATAAAGCAAGAGAAGGAAAAATTTCTTTAAGTTATATGCAACTTTATACAAAGAATTATCAACAAGCAGGGGGACTCAAGGAATTTTCCGAATATTATACAGCACATCGTGATTATGTACTATTACGACCGATTCTCAAGAAAAACATTGTGTTTGCACACCATAACTTAGTCACTGATCATTCCTTTAACGAATTTCATGTCATTATCTGTAGAAATGTATTAATCTATTTTAATACTACATTAAAGAATAGAGTTTATGATCTTTTTTATCAGAGTTTAAGTGATGGTGGATATTTAGGTTTAGGAAATAAGGAAGCGCTAACAAGTGGTGATACTTCACATTTTTATCAAGAAGTTGATAGGGAGGAGAAGATTTATATTAAAGGTGCAACTAGGCTAAGGTAA
- a CDS encoding GbsR/MarR family transcriptional regulator, protein MSQQDEWNKLEKYRTRFIQEISKNMYLYGINPSIGRLYGTVFFANEPLTLDDMSKELGMSKTSMSTGIRNLLDSDMVERVWQKGVRKDLYQTEEDWYKSFSSLFVNRWRSAVDDNLEAGAQMSRALEELYEQTADEKLKEAIEIDRTKLEKARSYYEWLGRVIELFENGGIFDIVPKQE, encoded by the coding sequence ATGAGTCAACAAGATGAGTGGAATAAATTAGAAAAATATCGTACCCGGTTCATACAGGAAATTTCAAAAAATATGTACTTATACGGAATTAATCCTTCGATAGGGCGTTTATATGGAACCGTGTTTTTTGCAAACGAACCATTAACCTTAGATGATATGAGTAAAGAGCTTGGCATGAGTAAAACAAGTATGAGTACAGGTATTAGAAATTTGCTTGATTCTGATATGGTGGAGAGAGTTTGGCAAAAAGGGGTACGAAAAGACCTATACCAAACCGAAGAGGATTGGTATAAATCTTTCTCGTCTTTATTTGTGAACCGGTGGCGTTCAGCTGTAGACGATAATCTTGAGGCAGGTGCCCAAATGAGCCGAGCACTTGAGGAGCTTTATGAACAGACTGCGGATGAGAAGTTAAAAGAAGCTATTGAAATAGATCGTACAAAATTAGAAAAAGCCAGAAGTTACTATGAATGGCTTGGACGAGTGATTGAACTTTTTGAAAATGGTGGTATCTTTGATATCGTTCCAAAACAAGAGTGA
- a CDS encoding quaternary amine ABC transporter ATP-binding protein: protein MSKIKVEGLTKIFGKKPKRALDMLKQQKSKDEILKETNMTVGVNRASFEVSHGEIFVIMGLSGSGKSTLVRLLNRLIEPTDGSVWIDGEDLAQMDERKLREVRRSKMSMVFQKFGLFPFRTIIENVEYGLEVQGILKQERRIQAQTSLELVGLKGYEDKYPNELSGGMQQRVGLARALANDPDVLLMDEAFSALDPLIRKDMQDELLDLQEQMKKTIIFITHDLDEALRIGDRIMIMKDGAIIQVGTPEEILTNPENEYVERFVEDVDRSKVFTAQHVMMRPETVNLEKDGPRVALQRMKEAGISSIFVTKRNKELLGIVHADKVSKLVKENNNSLLDIIEENVPQVNSDTPLNELMDMASTSPVPIAVVDEQKLKGIIIRGAVLAALSGSEVNFNGPITEASIS from the coding sequence ATGTCAAAAATTAAGGTGGAAGGGCTAACGAAAATTTTCGGCAAAAAGCCAAAACGAGCCTTAGACATGTTAAAACAACAAAAATCAAAAGATGAAATATTAAAAGAAACAAACATGACCGTTGGTGTAAACCGCGCGTCATTTGAAGTGAGTCACGGAGAAATCTTTGTCATCATGGGGCTATCTGGAAGTGGTAAATCAACACTCGTCCGCTTACTCAACCGACTTATCGAACCAACCGATGGAAGTGTTTGGATTGATGGTGAAGACTTAGCGCAAATGGATGAAAGAAAATTACGTGAAGTTCGTCGAAGCAAAATGAGTATGGTGTTCCAAAAATTCGGCCTTTTCCCTTTTCGAACAATTATTGAAAACGTCGAATACGGACTAGAAGTACAAGGTATTTTGAAACAAGAACGAAGAATACAAGCACAAACTTCTTTAGAACTTGTAGGTCTTAAAGGATATGAAGATAAATACCCAAACGAGCTTTCAGGTGGGATGCAGCAACGTGTTGGTTTGGCTCGTGCATTAGCGAATGATCCAGACGTTTTGTTAATGGACGAGGCATTCTCAGCACTAGACCCACTAATTCGTAAAGATATGCAGGATGAACTTCTCGACCTTCAAGAGCAAATGAAAAAGACGATTATTTTCATTACCCATGATTTAGATGAAGCTCTTCGTATTGGCGATCGCATAATGATTATGAAAGATGGGGCAATTATTCAAGTCGGTACACCAGAAGAAATTTTAACAAATCCAGAAAATGAATACGTTGAACGCTTTGTTGAAGATGTCGACCGTTCAAAAGTATTCACGGCCCAACACGTCATGATGCGCCCTGAAACAGTAAATCTTGAAAAAGACGGACCTCGAGTAGCACTTCAGCGTATGAAAGAAGCGGGCATATCTAGTATTTTTGTCACAAAGCGAAATAAGGAACTGCTTGGGATCGTTCATGCTGATAAAGTTTCTAAGCTAGTAAAAGAAAATAACAATAGCTTACTAGATATTATTGAAGAAAATGTCCCACAAGTGAACTCAGATACACCATTAAATGAATTAATGGATATGGCTTCAACAAGCCCTGTTCCTATTGCTGTTGTTGACGAACAAAAACTAAAAGGAATTATCATTAGAGGAGCTGTTCTAGCAGCGTTATCTGGAAGTGAGGTGAATTTCAATGGACCTATTACCGAAGCTTCCATTAGCTGA